A region from the Desulfurobacterium pacificum genome encodes:
- a CDS encoding DEAD/DEAH box helicase, with the protein MKMIKILETTTFSENGGTIELLEDGNFLKIPTLPSTFIPNFPFPYLNPVQTVFYRYYDGGNALISSPTSSGKTLISLLFRLKNKEGRLIYTAPTRSLIYEKFREFRKIFGRTGIRTGDLIEELDELNQQTVVSTYESLLSAARNRAKWFEEAGAVIIDEVHIIRDRTRGAAIEEIVTYCLKEEKPLLCLSATIPGASELAEWIKAELFIESEWRPVPLKREVLNFSKLLKKAKGEKLSDAEKIVSVIEHLKLKGKTLVFLPKKDLGWEALKVENVNYKKKVVNKTTPFKRIETEGEPVAFHNADVPQEERETIEREFKKGNLNRLYATQTLAYGVNLPADNVVVFVRGYFDRFTYRYSFFPDLLTIMQMEGRAGRWGFSKEGKSYLIVSGAKEEALLEALKEELESPFKTALSEGLELKERAACQNRTKSILSLMMLGPMVRYGKNWKDSIKETFSVKKNPLLLSHLQQVEEELTKLGFIENGKPTPLCLTLAASYISPYCYLEFKNRLKHAESATEEEKTILYTFAVRPLIKREFFPGTLITFTGDGFKAASTQINHYLHKKVGETIKDNSDVLIFYALGDLYPFSNVARPPGELSNLSSESSLLASFLCRINALDFDAVHRIAMMVRQGIPFSYSLLAAIEGLGYMRGNALVRTAKLTGLSNETALINSLKEKRKETLEALKETLSIRLSSTDAVNRELNRIVKIVEKVKFPLGNLKLLRFLASTFIGREKALKLTKEEALEVLFENVTGQKKDKS; encoded by the coding sequence ATGAAAATGATAAAAATTTTAGAAACAACTACTTTTTCTGAAAACGGCGGAACGATAGAACTTTTAGAAGACGGTAATTTCCTCAAAATCCCCACCCTCCCCTCCACCTTCATTCCCAACTTCCCCTTTCCCTACCTCAACCCCGTCCAAACGGTCTTTTACCGCTACTACGACGGCGGGAACGCCCTCATATCTTCGCCTACAAGCTCAGGAAAAACGCTAATTTCACTGCTGTTTCGCTTAAAAAACAAAGAAGGCAGACTAATCTACACCGCGCCAACCCGTTCTCTAATTTACGAAAAGTTTAGAGAGTTTAGAAAAATCTTCGGCAGAACGGGGATAAGAACGGGCGACCTGATTGAAGAGTTAGACGAACTCAACCAGCAAACGGTCGTCTCAACCTACGAAAGCCTGCTCTCGGCAGCAAGGAACAGGGCAAAGTGGTTTGAAGAAGCCGGCGCCGTGATAATAGACGAAGTTCACATAATCAGAGACAGAACGAGAGGCGCAGCAATAGAAGAAATCGTAACCTACTGCCTGAAGGAAGAGAAACCGCTTCTGTGCCTTTCGGCAACGATACCGGGCGCTTCCGAATTAGCAGAGTGGATAAAGGCAGAGCTTTTTATAGAATCTGAGTGGCGACCCGTTCCGCTGAAAAGAGAGGTGCTTAACTTTTCAAAGCTCTTGAAGAAAGCCAAAGGGGAAAAGCTGTCCGACGCAGAGAAAATCGTTTCTGTTATAGAACACTTAAAACTCAAAGGGAAAACCCTCGTATTCCTGCCAAAGAAAGACTTGGGCTGGGAAGCTCTTAAAGTAGAAAACGTAAACTACAAAAAGAAAGTGGTAAACAAAACAACGCCTTTTAAAAGGATAGAAACAGAAGGCGAACCTGTGGCTTTCCACAACGCAGACGTCCCGCAGGAAGAGAGAGAAACAATTGAAAGAGAATTCAAAAAAGGTAACTTAAACAGGCTCTACGCAACGCAGACCCTCGCCTACGGCGTGAACCTGCCGGCAGACAACGTTGTGGTGTTCGTAAGAGGTTACTTTGACAGGTTTACATACAGGTATTCCTTCTTTCCAGACCTTTTAACGATAATGCAGATGGAGGGAAGAGCGGGGAGGTGGGGATTTTCAAAAGAGGGAAAGTCCTACTTGATAGTCAGCGGTGCAAAAGAGGAGGCGCTGTTAGAAGCGCTAAAGGAAGAGTTAGAATCACCGTTTAAAACGGCGCTTTCAGAAGGTTTAGAACTAAAAGAAAGGGCTGCCTGCCAGAACAGAACGAAATCCATACTCAGCCTCATGATGTTAGGTCCAATGGTTCGCTACGGCAAAAACTGGAAAGATTCCATAAAAGAAACTTTCAGCGTAAAGAAAAATCCCCTCCTCCTCTCCCACCTCCAGCAGGTAGAAGAAGAGTTAACCAAATTAGGCTTCATAGAAAACGGAAAACCAACGCCCCTGTGCCTTACACTGGCAGCATCCTACATCTCCCCCTACTGCTACCTTGAATTCAAAAACAGGCTGAAGCACGCAGAATCGGCAACAGAAGAAGAGAAAACCATACTCTACACGTTCGCCGTCAGACCCCTGATAAAAAGAGAGTTTTTCCCCGGAACGCTGATAACCTTCACAGGCGACGGCTTCAAAGCCGCATCAACTCAAATAAATCACTACCTTCACAAAAAAGTCGGTGAAACGATAAAAGACAACTCAGATGTCCTGATTTTCTACGCTTTAGGTGACCTCTATCCTTTCAGCAACGTTGCAAGACCGCCCGGCGAACTCTCAAACCTGTCTTCAGAAAGCTCTCTATTAGCTTCGTTCCTGTGCAGAATAAATGCATTAGACTTTGACGCCGTTCACAGAATTGCGATGATGGTAAGGCAGGGGATTCCGTTCAGCTACTCTCTTTTAGCTGCTATTGAGGGATTGGGCTACATGAGAGGAAACGCTTTAGTCAGAACGGCTAAACTGACAGGACTTTCAAACGAAACTGCACTTATAAACAGCCTGAAAGAAAAACGAAAGGAAACGTTAGAAGCGCTGAAAGAAACGCTATCCATAAGGCTTTCCTCAACAGACGCCGTAAATAGAGAGCTCAACAGGATTGTTAAGATAGTAGAAAAGGTTAAATTTCCTCTTGGCAACCTCAAACTGCTAAGATTTTTAGCGTCAACCTTCATCGGCAGAGAAAAAGCCCTTAAACTAACGAAAGAAGAAGCACTGGAGGTGCTGTTTGAGAACGTCACGGGACAGAAAAAAGATAAAAGTTAG
- a CDS encoding DUF433 domain-containing protein, protein MNYKGRIVRDPKILGGKPVIKGTRIPVNLILERLSEGVSCEELLKMYPTLEKEDIMAAIACSADVIKKEVLVEY, encoded by the coding sequence ATGAACTATAAAGGTAGGATAGTAAGAGACCCTAAAATTTTAGGTGGTAAACCGGTGATAAAGGGAACGAGAATTCCGGTGAATTTAATCTTAGAAAGGTTAAGTGAAGGCGTTTCCTGTGAGGAATTACTGAAGATGTATCCTACATTAGAAAAAGAAGATATCATGGCAGCTATTGCTTGTTCTGCTGATGTTATAAAGAAAGAGGTTTTGGTTGAGTATTAG
- a CDS encoding DUF465 domain-containing protein — translation MLRDENLKALTREKFHHFKTLEKKHQELDDIIDKMEKKAVLTPKEEEELKKLKAERLRLRDEMLYLMQKAKEEAENEK, via the coding sequence ATGCTAAGAGACGAAAACCTTAAAGCCCTAACAAGGGAAAAGTTTCACCACTTCAAAACCCTTGAAAAGAAACATCAGGAGTTAGATGACATAATAGACAAGATGGAGAAGAAAGCCGTCCTTACTCCGAAAGAAGAAGAGGAACTCAAAAAACTCAAAGCAGAGAGACTGCGCCTAAGAGATGAAATGCTCTACCTCATGCAAAAAGCCAAGGAGGAAGCAGAAAATGAGAAGTGA
- the rimI gene encoding ribosomal protein S18-alanine N-acetyltransferase: MQNLKILPLTQLDEKTLKEVAAIEKASFKDSYSLESLKRELSLSFSHIFVAKENEKTAGYCILWIIGNEAEIHKIAVAPEQRRKGIGKQLLKAVLRTLKEKNVKRVFLEVNEKNMPAINLYKSCGFKVIGRRENYYGKGESALLMETLL, from the coding sequence ATGCAAAACCTAAAAATCCTCCCCCTAACCCAATTAGATGAAAAAACACTAAAAGAAGTTGCTGCCATAGAAAAAGCTTCCTTCAAAGACAGTTACTCTCTCGAATCACTAAAAAGAGAACTTTCCCTATCCTTCTCACACATTTTCGTAGCAAAAGAGAACGAAAAAACTGCAGGATACTGTATCCTCTGGATAATAGGTAACGAGGCGGAAATCCACAAAATAGCCGTAGCGCCAGAACAGAGAAGAAAAGGAATAGGCAAACAATTACTCAAAGCCGTGCTGAGAACTTTAAAAGAGAAAAACGTAAAAAGGGTATTCCTTGAAGTAAACGAGAAAAACATGCCTGCAATCAACCTATACAAAAGCTGCGGATTCAAAGTCATCGGCAGGAGAGAAAACTATTACGGGAAAGGAGAAAGCGCCCTCCTTATGGAAACTCTGCTATAA
- a CDS encoding DUF5615 family PIN-like protein — protein MSIRILVDENVNYEIIKALRKDGFEVISVAGDAPGITDFEVIELAMKLNAVVLTEDSDFGRLVFSCGNRINGVIYVTQQGKVKRLLKL, from the coding sequence TTGAGTATTAGAATTTTAGTCGATGAGAATGTTAACTATGAGATAATAAAAGCTTTAAGAAAAGATGGGTTTGAAGTTATTTCTGTTGCCGGAGATGCACCTGGAATTACGGATTTTGAAGTTATTGAACTTGCAATGAAGTTAAATGCTGTTGTTTTGACTGAAGATTCTGATTTTGGAAGGTTGGTATTTTCCTGTGGAAACAGAATTAATGGAGTTATTTACGTTACTCAGCAAGGGAAAGTAAAGAGGTTGCTAAAACTTTGA
- a CDS encoding prepilin peptidase — translation MIIIAAFITGLVIGSFLNVCIYRIPEGKSIVYPPSHCPNCGERIKWYDNIPVISYLFLKGKCRNCGSPISIQYPLVELLTGFLTAAVVYKFGLTLTALYYAVFIWSLIVISLIDIKTMLVPVKLCYFTMLFGILLSPFIPQITFKDSVLGASFGAGIILFIIETYYVITGKEGMGYGDANIMAVVGAFLGWKNILVTLFFASLVGAVIGIVLMATKGKNFKSALPFGPFISIGAVIALFFGNQLINWYLGGIVK, via the coding sequence TTGATAATAATAGCAGCTTTTATCACAGGATTAGTAATCGGAAGCTTTTTAAACGTATGCATTTACAGAATTCCAGAAGGGAAATCTATCGTTTATCCTCCTTCTCACTGCCCCAACTGCGGCGAAAGAATAAAATGGTACGACAACATCCCTGTAATAAGCTACCTATTTTTAAAGGGAAAGTGTAGAAACTGCGGTAGTCCCATATCTATCCAATACCCTTTGGTTGAACTCCTTACAGGATTTTTAACGGCAGCCGTAGTTTACAAGTTCGGACTAACCCTAACTGCCCTTTACTACGCCGTTTTTATATGGAGCTTAATCGTAATTTCTCTTATAGACATTAAAACGATGCTTGTTCCCGTAAAACTCTGCTACTTTACGATGCTTTTCGGAATTCTCCTTTCCCCCTTCATCCCCCAAATAACCTTTAAAGATTCCGTTTTAGGTGCTTCTTTCGGCGCTGGAATAATTCTTTTTATCATAGAAACCTACTACGTAATTACTGGAAAAGAAGGAATGGGCTACGGAGACGCCAACATTATGGCAGTAGTAGGTGCGTTCTTAGGGTGGAAAAACATCTTAGTAACGCTATTCTTCGCCTCCTTAGTAGGTGCAGTTATAGGTATAGTTCTCATGGCTACAAAAGGTAAAAACTTTAAAAGCGCCCTACCTTTTGGACCTTTCATCTCCATAGGAGCCGTAATAGCGCTGTTTTTCGGCAACCAGTTAATCAACTGGTATTTAGGAGGCATAGTTAAATGA
- the ilvD gene encoding dihydroxy-acid dehydratase, with the protein MRSDVLREFEKLPARALMMATGIQRKDIDKPLIGIISSWTDLVPGHADMFSLERFIERGVAAAGGTPFIVRVPAICDGIAMGHEGMRFSLPLREIIADAVEDVVMAHQLDGIVLLTACDKITPGMLMGAARVNIPAIVVTAGPMLAGRRGKERLDLVTHTFEAIGRYKAGEITLEELLELEGAACPSSGACQGMFTANTMACLTEALGLSLPYCGTSPAPLAEKKRIAEASGEKIVELVKKGIKARDILTPAAFRNAVRVDLALGGSTNTVLHLPAIAHEAGIPFDIKLFDDLGKETPKICSMRPGGKYLMEDLHYAGGIPGVIKRLLNIIESNPTVSGKDIKEIGESARIWDEDVIRPVDNPYSPEGGLAILYGNLAPEGAVIKQGAVSEKMKVFTGTARVFNCEEDAMKAVMNGEIKEGDVIVIRYEGPKGGPGMREMLAVTAAVMGMGLGESVALITDGRFSGGTHGPCIGHISPEAAAGGPIGIIKDGDKIHINVPERKLELLISEEEFNKRMAEFKPIQKEIKSKLLRKYAKLVTSASKGAIQDV; encoded by the coding sequence ATGAGAAGTGATGTTCTAAGGGAATTTGAAAAGCTACCAGCCCGCGCCCTCATGATGGCAACGGGCATTCAAAGAAAAGACATAGATAAACCTCTAATCGGCATCATTTCAAGCTGGACGGATTTAGTCCCGGGTCATGCCGACATGTTCTCCCTTGAAAGGTTCATAGAAAGGGGAGTTGCAGCAGCTGGCGGAACGCCGTTCATCGTAAGAGTTCCTGCAATCTGCGACGGCATCGCCATGGGGCACGAAGGCATGCGCTTTTCACTTCCTTTAAGAGAAATCATTGCCGATGCCGTAGAAGACGTTGTTATGGCTCACCAGCTTGACGGTATCGTCCTCTTAACTGCCTGTGACAAAATAACTCCCGGAATGCTAATGGGTGCAGCAAGAGTTAACATACCCGCAATAGTGGTAACGGCAGGACCTATGCTTGCCGGCAGAAGAGGAAAAGAAAGGCTTGACTTAGTTACCCACACATTTGAAGCGATAGGACGCTACAAAGCCGGCGAAATAACTTTAGAAGAACTTCTTGAACTTGAAGGCGCTGCATGTCCATCATCAGGTGCATGTCAAGGAATGTTCACGGCAAATACAATGGCTTGTTTAACAGAAGCATTAGGACTCTCTCTACCTTACTGCGGAACTTCACCTGCTCCGCTTGCTGAAAAGAAGAGAATTGCCGAAGCTTCAGGCGAAAAAATCGTTGAATTGGTAAAAAAAGGCATAAAGGCAAGAGATATTCTCACCCCGGCTGCTTTCCGCAACGCAGTGAGAGTTGACCTGGCATTAGGCGGCTCAACGAACACCGTTCTCCACCTTCCAGCCATTGCTCACGAAGCAGGAATACCTTTTGACATAAAACTCTTTGACGACTTAGGAAAAGAAACGCCCAAGATATGTTCAATGCGCCCCGGCGGAAAGTATTTAATGGAAGACCTTCACTACGCCGGCGGAATACCAGGCGTAATCAAAAGACTATTAAACATAATAGAAAGCAACCCAACAGTTTCCGGTAAGGATATAAAGGAAATTGGAGAGTCTGCAAGAATATGGGACGAAGACGTCATAAGACCAGTTGACAACCCTTACAGCCCCGAAGGAGGTTTAGCAATTCTCTACGGTAACTTAGCACCAGAAGGCGCCGTAATAAAGCAGGGCGCTGTTTCAGAAAAGATGAAAGTGTTTACAGGAACGGCAAGAGTATTCAACTGCGAAGAAGACGCCATGAAAGCGGTAATGAACGGCGAAATCAAAGAAGGTGACGTAATAGTTATCCGCTACGAAGGTCCAAAAGGTGGTCCTGGAATGAGAGAAATGCTGGCAGTTACAGCAGCAGTTATGGGAATGGGACTTGGAGAATCAGTAGCCCTCATAACGGATGGAAGGTTCTCCGGCGGAACACACGGCCCCTGCATCGGTCATATCTCACCTGAAGCAGCCGCCGGTGGTCCTATCGGAATCATTAAGGACGGTGACAAAATCCACATCAACGTACCAGAAAGAAAGCTTGAACTTTTAATATCTGAGGAAGAATTCAACAAAAGAATGGCGGAGTTTAAGCCTATCCAGAAAGAGATAAAATCCAAACTCTTAAGAAAATACGCCAAGTTAGTAACTTCTGCTTCTAAAGGAGCAATTCAAGACGTGTAA
- a CDS encoding STT3 domain-containing protein: MNLRKIFILFVLILIPISVGLFARFNDLSQWQKFHRFFYYDNKPLFTSYDAYTFARYAKEKIEGTYRAGGLDPLKSVPDNFITGNVTYPAPIPMESWIGATISEIFHVPLEVVALYLTPILAVLFVIPFVIYFYREELPLTGFTGALLGVISLIYLVRTSIVRFDTDSLNLFFPFAIALFLYLTFREDNERKRYFYLAIAGVLSYLYYWWYAHSGLILVMFITFAIFDFFFVKRKGKELLKDLGVLLLFANPLVIVNGVFNLVGLTRTYILNFFKPAVHGGFPNIYMSISELKHFDIARLSDLTAGSFFIFLMGIVGLVLLIMKKFRQIFLFLPVLLIGLMALKGSNRFAMYLAPFVGAGIGFLGDYVASLVKDENRKRLYYVLIFAVAFAGIFYFNRAAIKFFITPKITPELAADFSRLETLTPEDSWIWTWWDYGYAIQYYARRGVFHDGGDHNLKTYFVATTYSTSNPKIAYNVITGIANVGNYEITKLLKEGRKAVEIRDMFFEGKFSKPLKHPVYWAFTGDEIGKFAWINYFGTWNFDEEKGIKAPIYDLGICIPQKGDVIQCQKAVMDLKKGEVILGRKAVPIALLAVRNLEKVEEKTYRRAGIIAELVEDKHKILRAFIMGGQPFKSMFNQMYILRVYDPKYFELIYDDFPTMVLYRVKG; the protein is encoded by the coding sequence ATGAATCTTAGAAAAATTTTTATTTTGTTTGTCCTGATATTAATTCCAATTTCTGTTGGTTTGTTTGCAAGGTTTAATGACCTTTCACAGTGGCAAAAATTTCACAGGTTTTTCTACTATGACAATAAACCGCTTTTTACTAGTTATGATGCGTATACCTTTGCAAGATACGCTAAGGAAAAGATAGAAGGAACTTACAGAGCTGGTGGGCTTGACCCATTAAAATCTGTTCCCGATAATTTTATTACGGGTAATGTTACATATCCTGCTCCCATTCCTATGGAAAGTTGGATAGGAGCAACTATTTCTGAGATTTTCCATGTTCCTTTAGAAGTTGTTGCTCTCTATTTAACGCCAATTTTGGCTGTTCTGTTTGTGATTCCTTTTGTTATCTATTTTTATCGTGAAGAATTGCCGTTAACTGGTTTTACAGGAGCGCTTTTAGGTGTTATCTCTCTTATCTACTTAGTTAGGACAAGCATTGTAAGGTTTGATACCGATTCTTTGAACTTATTTTTCCCGTTTGCAATAGCGTTGTTCCTTTACTTAACGTTTAGAGAAGATAATGAAAGGAAAAGATATTTTTATTTAGCAATTGCCGGTGTTTTATCCTATCTCTACTACTGGTGGTATGCTCATTCAGGTTTAATTTTAGTTATGTTTATTACTTTTGCCATTTTTGACTTTTTCTTTGTAAAAAGAAAAGGGAAGGAACTTTTGAAAGATTTGGGGGTTCTTCTCCTGTTTGCTAACCCGTTGGTTATAGTTAACGGTGTTTTTAACCTTGTTGGGCTTACGAGAACTTATATCTTAAATTTCTTTAAGCCTGCTGTTCATGGAGGATTCCCGAACATTTATATGTCTATTAGCGAGTTGAAACATTTTGATATAGCAAGGTTATCTGACCTAACTGCGGGTAGTTTCTTTATATTCTTGATGGGAATTGTAGGTCTTGTGCTGCTGATTATGAAGAAATTTAGGCAGATTTTTTTATTCCTTCCCGTTCTTTTAATTGGTTTGATGGCTCTTAAAGGGAGTAACCGTTTTGCAATGTATCTGGCACCTTTTGTAGGAGCAGGAATAGGGTTCTTAGGTGATTATGTTGCTTCTTTAGTAAAAGATGAAAACAGAAAAAGACTGTATTATGTGCTTATTTTTGCAGTTGCTTTTGCAGGAATATTTTACTTTAACAGGGCTGCCATTAAATTTTTCATAACTCCCAAAATAACGCCTGAACTTGCTGCTGACTTTTCGCGTCTTGAAACTTTAACTCCGGAAGATAGTTGGATATGGACCTGGTGGGATTACGGGTATGCAATTCAGTATTATGCTAGAAGAGGTGTTTTCCATGATGGAGGAGACCACAATCTTAAAACTTATTTTGTTGCAACCACTTATTCTACGTCTAATCCTAAAATAGCGTACAACGTTATAACTGGCATTGCTAATGTCGGGAACTATGAGATAACAAAATTACTTAAAGAAGGGAGAAAGGCAGTTGAAATTAGAGATATGTTTTTTGAGGGTAAGTTTTCTAAACCTTTAAAACATCCGGTTTACTGGGCGTTTACCGGTGATGAGATAGGTAAGTTTGCTTGGATTAATTACTTTGGTACGTGGAACTTTGATGAAGAAAAGGGGATTAAAGCCCCAATTTATGACTTAGGAATATGTATTCCTCAGAAAGGTGATGTCATTCAGTGTCAAAAAGCAGTCATGGACTTAAAAAAGGGAGAAGTTATTCTTGGTAGAAAAGCAGTTCCTATTGCGTTGCTTGCTGTTAGAAACCTGGAAAAAGTGGAGGAAAAGACTTACAGAAGAGCCGGCATAATAGCCGAGCTTGTTGAGGATAAGCATAAAATTTTAAGAGCTTTTATTATGGGAGGTCAGCCTTTTAAATCTATGTTTAATCAAATGTATATTTTAAGGGTTTACGACCCGAAGTACTTTGAACTTATCTACGACGACTTTCCGACTATGGTTTTGTACAGAGTGAAGGGTTGA
- a CDS encoding Mrp/NBP35 family ATP-binding protein, whose amino-acid sequence MAYDEKKCEGCAFKDKCETAKDPMDVKLTCNLSKIKHRIGILSGKGGVGKTTVATNIASELANRGYKVGLLDADLHGPNVAKMLGAEGERLFADPETQTIKPFIPEGMPNLKVVSMAFILENPDQPVVWRGPLKHQAIKQFLAEIDWGDLDYLIIDLPPGTGDEALSVAQLIKPMDGFVVVTTPQEVSLLDTRKSISFAKMVDVPVLGIVENMSGFICPHCGERIDLFKVGGGEKAAKELGIPFLGRIPIEPSIVEAGDEGKPVVIAYPDSVSAKAFSEIVDKLLEEVK is encoded by the coding sequence ATGGCTTACGATGAGAAAAAGTGTGAAGGATGTGCTTTCAAGGATAAGTGCGAAACGGCAAAAGACCCTATGGATGTAAAACTCACCTGCAACCTTTCTAAAATAAAGCATCGTATAGGTATCTTGAGCGGTAAGGGCGGTGTTGGAAAGACTACCGTTGCTACTAACATCGCCAGTGAACTTGCAAATAGGGGCTATAAGGTTGGTTTACTTGATGCTGACCTTCATGGACCAAACGTTGCAAAAATGTTAGGCGCGGAAGGAGAGAGACTTTTTGCAGACCCTGAGACTCAAACTATAAAGCCGTTTATTCCGGAAGGTATGCCAAACCTTAAGGTTGTTTCTATGGCTTTTATTCTTGAAAATCCCGACCAGCCGGTGGTATGGCGCGGACCTTTAAAGCATCAGGCTATAAAGCAGTTTTTGGCAGAAATTGATTGGGGTGACCTTGATTATTTAATCATAGACCTTCCTCCTGGAACGGGTGATGAGGCGTTGAGCGTTGCACAGCTCATTAAGCCAATGGATGGTTTTGTGGTTGTTACAACGCCGCAGGAAGTTTCTCTCCTTGATACTCGCAAATCTATCAGTTTCGCCAAAATGGTTGATGTTCCAGTGCTTGGAATAGTTGAAAATATGAGCGGATTTATCTGCCCTCACTGCGGTGAGAGAATAGATTTGTTTAAAGTTGGCGGTGGTGAAAAAGCAGCTAAGGAGCTTGGGATTCCGTTTTTAGGTAGAATACCAATAGAGCCTTCAATTGTGGAAGCAGGTGATGAAGGTAAACCTGTTGTGATTGCATATCCTGATAGCGTTTCTGCAAAGGCGTTTTCTGAAATAGTGGATAAGCTTTTAGAGGAAGTGAAATAA
- a CDS encoding 4Fe-4S binding protein, protein MLQIKWFKNRRLYQVLAAFLANFQLVNFITARLYTGKLKFIPFPIMNCYACPASVFACPIGTLSHFLVISKIPFLVIGVISAVASTFGRWICGWVCPFGLLQDLLNKIPSAEIKPPEFLSYFKYVFLVSFVIFLPFFFKEHYFCMVCPTGTIEAGLYWVAVNSMILNMAGAFFLFKVATASAFLYFSVFIKRPFCRYVCPLGALFSLFNKLSIVDFSVDRENCIECGLCKKSCPVDLSIYEDANSSSCLRCLNCVRVCPVVNIDFPLVKNETETLHSR, encoded by the coding sequence ATGCTTCAGATTAAGTGGTTTAAGAATAGGCGTTTATATCAGGTCTTGGCCGCTTTTTTAGCAAACTTTCAGCTTGTTAACTTTATTACAGCAAGGCTTTACACTGGAAAGCTGAAATTTATCCCTTTTCCTATAATGAACTGCTACGCCTGTCCTGCTTCTGTTTTTGCCTGTCCTATCGGAACGCTTTCGCATTTCTTAGTTATCTCTAAAATTCCCTTTTTAGTAATTGGGGTAATTTCCGCTGTTGCTTCTACTTTTGGTAGGTGGATATGCGGATGGGTATGTCCTTTTGGGTTACTTCAAGACTTACTTAACAAAATTCCATCTGCAGAAATTAAACCGCCTGAGTTTTTATCTTATTTTAAATATGTTTTCCTTGTCTCGTTCGTTATTTTTCTACCCTTTTTCTTTAAAGAACACTACTTCTGCATGGTTTGTCCTACTGGAACGATAGAAGCTGGACTTTATTGGGTTGCTGTAAATAGCATGATACTCAACATGGCTGGTGCGTTCTTTCTGTTTAAAGTTGCGACAGCTTCTGCGTTTCTCTACTTTTCTGTTTTTATCAAAAGACCTTTCTGTCGTTACGTCTGTCCTTTGGGTGCTCTATTTTCTCTTTTCAATAAGTTGAGTATCGTTGATTTCAGTGTTGATAGAGAAAACTGTATAGAGTGTGGATTATGCAAAAAGTCCTGTCCTGTTGACCTCTCTATTTATGAAGATGCTAATTCGTCTTCCTGTTTAAGATGTTTGAACTGCGTTAGAGTTTGTCCAGTTGTAAATATAGACTTTCCTTTGGTGAAGAATGAAACTGAAACCTTACACTCCAGATAA
- a CDS encoding CD1871A family CXXC motif-containing protein, whose amino-acid sequence MQLKARIKKVVAGGIFLLAVLLIVVGIIRGDAWTVWNNAKILCLTCIGIK is encoded by the coding sequence TTGCAGTTAAAAGCTCGTATTAAGAAGGTTGTGGCGGGGGGGATTTTCCTCCTCGCCGTTTTGCTTATAGTTGTTGGGATTATAAGGGGTGATGCCTGGACTGTGTGGAATAACGCCAAAATACTATGCCTTACGTGTATAGGGATTAAGTAA
- the tsaB gene encoding tRNA (adenosine(37)-N6)-threonylcarbamoyltransferase complex dimerization subunit type 1 TsaB has protein sequence MVTVAVDLCLTEGSVAVGKNGEFLSCSSWGISKIHAERVYVEIDHCLEVAGYKRSDISKVIVTSGPGSFTGVRLSVTVGKAFKCCGIPVFSINTLKVLSSGYEKINATIIPVIYAKRKRFYALIENTYLDATEEEIAEKISRLKNPLIVYKGNPPELLIKEFPHLEEKTPLAKKLLFLPESDLQELQIFYLREHDAKPKNPPPNPIR, from the coding sequence ATGGTAACGGTAGCAGTTGACTTGTGTTTAACAGAAGGAAGCGTTGCAGTAGGAAAGAACGGTGAATTCCTCTCCTGCTCAAGCTGGGGAATTTCAAAAATTCACGCAGAAAGAGTTTACGTAGAAATAGACCACTGTCTTGAAGTCGCAGGATACAAAAGAAGTGACATTAGTAAAGTAATAGTTACATCAGGTCCCGGCTCTTTTACAGGCGTTCGCCTTTCAGTTACCGTTGGAAAAGCTTTTAAGTGCTGCGGTATTCCCGTATTTTCAATTAACACGCTAAAAGTTTTATCTTCAGGATACGAAAAGATTAACGCTACAATCATCCCGGTAATCTACGCAAAAAGAAAAAGGTTTTACGCACTGATAGAGAACACGTACTTAGATGCGACAGAAGAAGAAATAGCAGAAAAAATTTCCAGGCTCAAAAATCCCCTCATTGTCTACAAAGGTAATCCTCCAGAACTACTTATAAAAGAGTTCCCCCACTTAGAAGAAAAAACACCTCTAGCAAAAAAACTCCTATTCCTTCCAGAATCAGACCTCCAGGAACTTCAAATATTCTACTTAAGAGAACACGATGCAAAACCTAAAAATCCTCCCCCTAACCCAATTAGATGA